In a single window of the Vicia villosa cultivar HV-30 ecotype Madison, WI unplaced genomic scaffold, Vvil1.0 ctg.000048F_1_1, whole genome shotgun sequence genome:
- the LOC131623073 gene encoding uncharacterized protein LOC131623073 — protein sequence MGGEVNSEWVWNIGVQGEFLEVQAEEQLVELNNILCFIAPNYERNDEFIWLPQGKKPYTAGGGYGVIRRVIGHQTLNAAALEAANQIWRTQVPSKVQVFGWKCIQDRIATRDQLEKRGVQSNNMSNLCSLCNGDSESILHLFMLCPFVKSVWQQVCSWADIETIQAVSLIDHLKLFSAAVERKVPVKKKLLLWLSVIWVIWCRRNAVIFKNEEAIVVDVFEQIRLSSWHWQCIGVKMKGPINFYFWCQNPLQSLLG from the coding sequence ATGGGGGGAGAGGTAAATTCAGAATGGGTGTGGAATATAGGGGTCCAGGGGGAGTTCCTTGAGGTTCAGGCTGAGGAGCAATTGGTTGAGTTAAACAACATACTGTGTTTTATTGCCCCAAATTATGAGAGGAATGATGAATTCATTTGGCTACCTCAAGGGAAAAAACCGTATACGGCTGGTGGTGGTTATGGGGTGATCAGACGGGTGATTGGCCATCAAACGTTAAATGCAGCGGCTTTGGAAGCGGCCAATCAGATTTGGAGAACGCAGGTTCCTTCGAAAGTACAAGTGTTTGGTTGGAAGTGCATTCAGGATAGAATTGCTACAAGGGACCAATTGGAGAAAAGGGGAGTTCAGTCTAATAATATGTCAAATTTATGTTCTCTGTGTAATGGCGATAGTGAATCGATTTTACATCTGTTTATGTTATGCCCTTTTGTAAAATCTGTTTGGCAGCAGGTGTGTTCATGGGCAGACATAGAAACAATCCAGGCAGTTTCGCTTATTGATCATTTGAAGTTGTTCTCTGCTGCAGTCGAAAGAAAGGTCCCGGTGAAGAAGAAGCTCTTGTTGTGGCTGTCGGTCATTTGGGTGATTTGGTGTCGGCGCAACGCAGTGATTTTTAAAAACGAAGAGGCTATTGTAGTAGATGTTTTTGAGCAGATTCGGCTTTCTTCGTGGCATTGGCAGTGTATAGGTGTGAAAATGAAGGGCccaattaatttttatttctggTGCCAAAATCCTTTACAATCATTGTTAGGATAA
- the LOC131623071 gene encoding uncharacterized protein LOC131623071 yields MRLQTHDRPDIISRVFKIKLDELLFDLTKKHVLGRVVAYIYTVEFQTRGLPHAHILLFMHPQSKYPTLEDINNIISAEIPSKEDDVELYNLVKRHMIHGPCCLANMLSLCMKNTKCSKFFPIKWQPRTIVDQDGYPVYRSRDTGTTVTIKNVVIDNRFVVPHNPYLLKKFQAHINMEWCNQGTSVKYLFKYINKGYDRITAAIVEGDNDSPLTAKNGDEIKQYIDCRYVSPSEACWRIFSFPIHGRSPAVERLYFHLEGDNSIYYTDYELIDEVLEKPSVKESMFTAWMEANKTYLEARNLTYSNFLTKFVNDKRYRRWRPRNRGYTIGRLIWVPPSTCELYYLRMMLIVAKGPTCYEDIKKVGGIVRDSFRDACFEMGFLNDDKEYVAAINKAKDWGSGHFLRNLFVTMLLSGTINRPRHVWQKTWKTLSDGILHRQRQLNHIRDMQLTEAELKNLTLIEIENMLQSNRRSLHEFKDMPYPDAYVTRHVGNKLIYEEHDYNTENERENFNNLFCALTGGRTAHSKFKIHVPTLDNSTCNIDKNTEHSQLFEATDVIIWDEAPMAHKNYFEELDKTLKDVMTKKGLGNKIFGGKVVVFGGDFRQIFPVVPRAGRYDIVHASICSSYIWDNCQVLTLTKNMRLQQGSDNTSYKELAEFSKWILNVGDGKISEPNDRLADIEIPQDLLITNYEDPVKVIVENTYPNLVNVFQDVAYLQGKAILASTIEVVDKINHYVLDLIPGKKKEYLSYDSIDRTDTSYTEAYEVLTPEFLSKLRTSGLPDHRIKLKVGTPIMLMRNLDQSDGLCNRTRLIVTRLANHVIEAKIISGKNIGNLFYIPRMSMSPSESPWPFKLIRRQFPIIVSYAMTINKSQGQSLDSVGLYLPSPVFSHGQLYVAISRVTTKNGLKILIHDKENVPCSTTTNVVYKEVLQSLC; encoded by the exons ATGAGGTTGCAGACCCATGATCGTCCCGACATTATATCAAGAGTTTTCAAAATTAAGTTGGATGAGTTGTTGTTTGATTTGACTAAGAAGCATGTCTTAGGGAGAGTGGTTGCAT ATATATACACTGTTGAGTTTCAAACGAGAGGTTTACCACATGCTCATATTTTGCTATTCATGCATCCGCAAAGCAAGTATCCCACTCTCGAGGACATAAACAACATCATTTCAGCAGAGATACCATCAAAAGAAGATGATGTGGAATTGTATAATCTAGTGAAGAGACATATGATTCACGGTCCGTGTTGTTTGGCAAACATGCTGTCACTTTGCATGAAAAACACAAAATGCTCTAAATTCTTTCCAATAAAATGGCAGCCTCGGACTATAGTTGATCAAGATGGATATCCTGTGTACCGAAGCAGGGATACTGGAACCACTGTTACGATAAAAAACGTTGTTATTGATAACAGATTTGTTGTTCCTCACAATCCATATCTGTTGAAGAAATTTCAAGCTCACATTAATATGGAATGGTGTAATCAAGGTACTTCGGTTAAGtacttatttaaatatataaacaagGGGTATGACAGGATTACCGCTGCTATCGTAGAAGGAGACAACGACAGTCCTTTGACCGCTAAAAATGGCGATGAAATCAAGCAGTATATTGATTGTAGATATGTCTCACCAAGCGAAGCATGTTGGAGAATATTTTCTTTTCCCATTCATGGAAGGTCTCCTGCAGTAGAAAGATTATATTTTCATCTTGAGGGTGATAATTCGATATATTATACCGATTACGAACTGATAGATGAGGTCCTTGAAAAACCAAGTGTGAAGGAATCAATGTTTACCGCTTGGATGGAAGCAAACAAAACATATCTAGAGGCCAGAAATCTGACCTACTCAAATTTCCTTACTAAGTTTGTTAATGATAAAAGATACCGACGATGGAGACCGCGTAACAGAGGGTACACCATTGGAAGACTAATCTGGGTTCCTCCAAGTACATGTGAGTTGTATTACCTGAGAATGATGCTGATTGTTGCAAAAGGGCCAACATGTTACGAGGATATAAAAAAGGTCGGGGGAATTGTTCGAGACAGTTTTAGagatgcatgttttgaaatgggGTTTCTTAATGATGACAAGGAATATGTTGCAGCCATTAACAAGGCCAAAGATTGGGGTTCGGGACATTTTTTGAGAAATTTATTTGTAACTATGCTACTGTCCGGTACAATTAACAGACCGCGTCACGTTTGGCAAAAAACTTGGAAGACGCTGTCCGACGGTATTCTGCACCGACAAAGACAGTTAAATCATATAAGAG ATATGCAGTTAACAGAAGCTGAGTTGAAAAACTtgacactcattgagattgagaATATGTTGCAATCCAATCGAAGAAGTTTGCACGAGTTCAAAGACATGCCTTATCCGGATGCTTATGTCACACGGCACGTTGGGAACAAACTGATTTACGAAGAACATGATTACAATACTGAAAATGAACGAGAAAACTTCAACAATCTCTTTTGTGCCCTTACAG GTGGACGAACTGCTCATTCCAAGTTCAAAATTCATGTGCCAACACTTGACAACTCCACTTGCAATATTGACAAAAACACTGAACATTCTCAATTATTCGAGGCAACGGACGTGATAATATGGGATGAAGCACCTATGgctcataaaaattattttgaggAATTGGATAAAACACTTAAAGACGTCATGACCAAGAAGGGTCTTGGGAATAAAATCTTCGGCGGCAAAGTTGTTGTTTTTGGAGGAGACTTCAGACAGATTTTTCCAGTTGTTCCGAGAGCAGGGCGTTATGATATTGTTCATGCATCCATATGCTCCTCTTATATCTGGGACAATTGTCAGGTTCTAACACTGACAAAAAACATGAGACTTCAGCAGGGAAGCGATAATACAAGTTATAAGGAATTAGCGGAGTTCTCAAAATGGATTTTAAATGTCGGTGATGGTAAGATATCCGAACCAAATGATAGATTGGCGGACATAGAGATTCCTCAAGATTTATTGATTACCAATTATGAAGATCCTGTCAAAGTTATTGTTGAAAATACATATCCCAATTTGGTTAATGTATTCCAAGATGTTGCATATCTACAAGGAAAAGCAATTCTTGCCTCAACCATTGAAGTTGTGGATAAGATCAATCATTATGTATTGGACCTTATACCAg GAAAAAAGAAAGAGTATCTTAGTTACGATTCAATTGATAGAACTGATACGAGTTATACCGAAGCTTATGAAGTGCTAACTCCAGAATTTCTTAGCAAATTAAGAACATCAGGTTTACCAGATCATAGAATCAAATTGAAAGTTGGTACTCCCATTATGCTTATGAGAAATTTGGACCAATCAGATGGGTTGTGCAATAGAACAAGATTGATTGTCACAAGATTGGCCAATCATGTCATTGAGGCAAAAATTATTTCTGGCAAGAACATAGGTAACCTTTTTTACATTCCTCGAATGTCTATGTCACCTTCAGAGTCACCATGGCCATTTAAGTTGATTAGGAGACAATTTCCAATTATTGTCTCTTACGCAATGACAATTAATAAGTCTCAAGGTCAGTCTCTTGATAGTGTTGGTTTGTATTTGCCTTCTCCCGTGTTTAGTCATGGACAACTTTATGTTGCAATCTCAAGAGTTACTACAAAAAATGGTCTTAAAATCTTAATACACGACAAAGAGAATGTTCCGTGCTCCACTACCACAAATGTTGTATACAAGGAGGTTTTACAATCACTTTGTTAG